GGGCAGCTTGGGGATCGACGTTTCGAGGAAAGCATGCAGCTCGCGGCGCAGGCGCTTCGGCGTTCCGCCACAGGCGCGAATGGCGTCGTCGACCTTTTCGTCGTCCAACAGTCCGACCAACAGATGCTCTAGTGTCACGTACTCGTGACGCTGCTTGGTGGCTTCTTCGAACGAGTGGCGCAGCGCCTCTCGAAGACCTTTTGCGATGCGTGGGCTTGAGCTCATCTCTCGGCCGGGTTCAAGGAATCCCTGCGTTGCCGCCGGGCTCAGTCGTCAGGCTCCAGGGTCAGCTGCAAAGGGTACTCGCGCTCTCGCGCCAGGGTCTCGACCGTACGGGCCTTGGTTTCTGCGATCTCGTAGGTGTAGACGCCTGCCACACCCACGCCATTCTGGTGCACGTGCAGCATGATGCGAACAGCCTCGGGCTCGGCGTGGTGAAACACAGAGCGCAACACCTCGACCACGAACTCGCGGGTGGTGTAGTCGTCGTTGTGAAGCAGAACCTTGAACATGGAAGGGCGCTTGAGCTTGGTTTCGGATTCGGTTTCTTCGACGACACCGCCTTCCGGTTCCAGCTGGGGCTTGCTAGCCATGCGCTACTCCTCACAAAACGCTTCGGGCGCCACCAGAGCTCATTGTAGCCAGCTATCTTGCGAATGCACTCCAGACGGCCGCGATGGCGTCGCGCAGCTCATAGAGCCCTACGCCCCGGTACAGCGGCTCGACGGTGAGCGGTGACCCGGAGCAGCGCTCCAAGACCACCACCAGGCGCTCCTCGTCAACCTCGACAGAGCGCACCTGATCCCAGGGCAGCACGAGCGTACGCTCCCCTTGGGCAACCTCCAGGACATCGTCGTGCAGGGCAAGGTAGTGGCGCGCGCCGGACGCGACCCTGCGGCGAATGCGCCTGGCAACGACCCACCAGCCTAGCGTGGCGAGCCCACCGGCCACGGCGAGCAGATGGTGCACCATGTGGGTCCCCACCGCCGCCAGCCAGACGGCGCCAACGGCGACACCGGCCGAGGCCAGCTGGCGCGCGCCGGCCAGCTGGCGCTCCGCGCGCGAGTCGAGCTCGAAGCGCCGCAGCGCCGCCTTTCCGAACGGCGCCGGCGGGTCATCGGCTCCCCGCGCTTGATGGTCCGGTCGCGGCATGGGGTCCCATCAGCGAAGAACGACGCGTACGCAGTAGTCACCGTTGGTATCGTTGCTTATTCTCACCGTGCTCTCGCTCACATCCGAGATCCGCACCAGGTCCCCAGCCGCCGGAACAGCGGATCTCACGTCCTGACAGCCCTGATCGAACGCCATGGACAGGTACACGGTGACGTGCATTGGCGCGCGACCAAGGCCGTGGAACAGCACCAGCGAGGCAGTCGCCGGATAGCCCAGCCACGGCCCACCTACCCAGGGTGTGCTCTCCCAAGTCCGGCCATCATCGCTCAGCCTCGCATGGGGAAGGTCTGCCGGAGTGATGTCGACGGTGTGCGGGGTGCCTCCGCCGCAGCCGGCCGGCCCTCCGCTCAGCCCTGCCGCCAGCAGCAAGCCGAGGACCTGTGGGAGCCGGGAGCAGCTCAGGGGAGCCTGCGTCTCGCTGGTCATGGTTAGCCACCTTTCGCTTCGAGAAGATACTCGACGGCGACGCCTGCGCGACCGAAGATCGGCGAGACGGTCCGGAGTTGCCACCGATCCCTATTCCAGGACAACCGGAGCCCTCTCGGCCATGAAGGAACACAGCGAGGCCACCAGTCCCTGCGTGGTGTAAGGCTGCGCGCTGACGTCCACCTTGATGCCAAAGTCGCGAGCGGTTTCGGCCGTGATAGGGCCAATGCACGCAACGGTGGACGACGACAGCTCGCTGGCTCCCGCATCGCCAAGCGCGGCCATCACGTTGCGCACAGCGGAAGAGGCCGTGAACGTGACCACGTCGATCGAGCCACCCCGCAGCAAGCGCCGGAGCTCCGAAACCTGCTCGGCATCCGGGGGCTGCGCGCGGTATGCCTCCACCGCATCCACGAGGCCACCCGCTGCTCGCAGCAGCTGTGGCAGGGCTTCACGGGCCACCGCGGCCCTTGCCAGCAGGATTCGCTTTGCCCTCAGGTTCCCTGCGTGCCGCTCGATCAGGGCCTGCGCCAGGGCTTCGCCGCGATGCTCCGGGGGCACCACGTCGGCCCGGACCCCGTACTCTCGCAGCGTAGCTGCAGTTGCCGGCCCGATAGCCGCGATTTGGCAGCGCGACAGGCGCCTGGCATCACCTCCCTG
This Pseudomonadota bacterium DNA region includes the following protein-coding sequences:
- a CDS encoding ATP-dependent Clp protease adaptor ClpS translates to MASKPQLEPEGGVVEETESETKLKRPSMFKVLLHNDDYTTREFVVEVLRSVFHHAEPEAVRIMLHVHQNGVGVAGVYTYEIAETKARTVETLAREREYPLQLTLEPDD